One stretch of Chryseobacterium fluminis DNA includes these proteins:
- a CDS encoding BrxA/BrxB family bacilliredoxin gives MYPTDLVMPMKAELTDKGFEDLTSPAQVEEALKQSGTTLLVINSVCGCAAGAARPGVVYSLTGDKKPDHLTTVFAGFDTEAVVEARKHLAPFPPSSPCVALFKDGELVHMLERHHIEGNPAGAIAANLQAAYDEYC, from the coding sequence ATGTATCCAACAGATTTAGTAATGCCTATGAAGGCAGAGCTTACAGATAAAGGTTTCGAAGATTTAACGTCACCGGCACAGGTAGAGGAAGCTCTAAAGCAATCAGGAACAACTCTTTTAGTAATTAATTCTGTATGCGGATGTGCTGCAGGAGCTGCAAGACCGGGAGTTGTTTATTCTTTAACAGGAGATAAAAAACCGGATCATCTAACTACTGTTTTCGCAGGTTTTGATACGGAAGCTGTTGTAGAAGCCAGAAAACATTTGGCTCCATTCCCTCCAAGCTCACCTTGTGTGGCTCTTTTCAAAGACGGAGAATTGGTTCATATGCTTGAGAGACACCATATTGAAGGAAATCCTGCAGGAGCTATTGCTGCGAATCTTCAGGCTGCTTATGATGAATATTGCTAG